A genomic segment from Nicotiana sylvestris chromosome 1, ASM39365v2, whole genome shotgun sequence encodes:
- the LOC104228818 gene encoding protein WVD2-like 3 isoform X2 codes for MELEVTDICMDKEQNGSVSYCDGASPDSSYIIDGNQDVQSPKLIIGEHETDTLNESVETKEYEVKECTAEVSVEISKLCEVESTKEQYTRSSKCEIELPTKEHKSEVPKLKDDNKRSRASVKSAVKSTAGNCKTKCTVPQPFALATEKRASQGTRLVGNDLDNVSFVHKSPEANNSRVPSTKQNQVSSPVATRKPLQPDNKKHSDEEDSCSLTSCAMLPSRKSRATATSAPIFRLSERAEKRKEFYSKLEEKHQAMEAQKIQWEARTKEEREAAIKQLRKSLMFKASPMPSFYHEGPPPKTELKKAPPTRAKSPKLGRRKSCSDSVCLDKGIGAYDRGTRHSLEVYNENAAFDSRNRKDRINIQNSTAVYKFNHEAKHAEEINESYMTKIHDEMNVDITVHS; via the exons ATGGAGCTGGAAGTTACTGATATCTGTATGGACAAGGAGCAAAATGGTAGTGTAAGTTACTGTGATGGTGCGTCTCCAGATTCAAGTTACATAATTGACGGTAATCAAGATGTTCAGTCACCGAAGCTTATTATAGGGGAGCATGAAACTGATACCCTGAATGAGAGTGTTGAAACAAAGGAGTATGAAGTGAAAGAATGCACAGCTGAAGTATCAGTTGAGATATCCAAACTTTGTGAAGTTGAAAGTACCAAGGAGCAATATACACGTAGCTCAAAATGTGAGATTGAATTGCCTACAAAGGAGCACAAATCTGAAGTCCCAAAATTAAAAGATGATAATAAGAGGTCAAGAGCCTCAGTGAAATCGGCAGTCAAATCTACTGCTGGAAACTGCAAAACAAAGTGTACAGTTCCTCAGCCATTTGCTTTGGCAACTGAGAAGCGTGCGTCCCAAGGAACTCGTCTTGTTGGGAATGATCTAGACAATGTTAGTTTTGTGCATAAGTCACCTGAAGCCAATAATTCGCGAGTCCCAAGTACGAAACAAAACCAG GTGTCCTCACCAGTTGCAACTAGGAAGCCGCTACAACCTGATAACAAGAAGCATTCTGATGAAGAAGACTCATGCTCACTTACTTCTTG TGCTATGCTACCATCAAGAAAATCCAGGGCCACTGCCACGTCAGCCCCTATATTCCGATTATCTGAACGTGCAGAGAAAAGGAAAGAG TTCTACTCAAAATTAGAGGAGAAACATCAAGCTATGGAGGCCCAAAAAATTCAATGGGAGGCAAGGACGAAG GAAGAGAGAGAAGCAGCTATTAAGCAACTGAGGAAAAGTTTGATGTTTAAGGCAAGCCCAATGCCAAGCTTCTACCATGAGGGACCTCCACCAAAGACTGAATTGAAGAAG GCACCGCCAACACGTGCGAAATCACCGAAGTTGGGCAGAAGGAAGAGCTGCAGTGACTCAGTTTGTTTAGACAAAGGGATAGGAGCTTATGATCGAGGAACTCGCCATAGTCTTGAAGTTTACAACGAAAATGCTGCCTTTGATTCCAGAAATAGGAAAGATCGTATAAATATTCAGAACAGTACTGCCGTGTACAAATTTAACCACGAGGCCAAACATGCAGAGGAGATAAATGAATCATATATGACAAAGATACATGACGAAATGAATGTGGACATTACTGTTCATTCTTGA
- the LOC104228818 gene encoding protein WVD2-like 3 isoform X1 encodes MSNRDDLHIVTHRSLNRWIKAQTHTNKLNPNPKKQIKYYIFSKGQLQENSNISHLSSGFNVLVLFDTFLRLMELEVTDICMDKEQNGSVSYCDGASPDSSYIIDGNQDVQSPKLIIGEHETDTLNESVETKEYEVKECTAEVSVEISKLCEVESTKEQYTRSSKCEIELPTKEHKSEVPKLKDDNKRSRASVKSAVKSTAGNCKTKCTVPQPFALATEKRASQGTRLVGNDLDNVSFVHKSPEANNSRVPSTKQNQVSSPVATRKPLQPDNKKHSDEEDSCSLTSCAMLPSRKSRATATSAPIFRLSERAEKRKEFYSKLEEKHQAMEAQKIQWEARTKEEREAAIKQLRKSLMFKASPMPSFYHEGPPPKTELKKAPPTRAKSPKLGRRKSCSDSVCLDKGIGAYDRGTRHSLEVYNENAAFDSRNRKDRINIQNSTAVYKFNHEAKHAEEINESYMTKIHDEMNVDITVHS; translated from the exons ATGAGTAACAGGGACGATCTACATATAGTGACACACCGCTCCCTGAACCGCTGGATAAAGGCGCAAACTCACACAAACAAACTAAACCCAAACCCAAAAAAACAAATTAAGTACTACATCTTTTCTAAAGGTCAGTTACAAGAAAATTCAAACATTTCACATCTCTCTTCTGGGTTTAATGTTCTTGTTCTTTTTGATACATTTTTG AGATTGATGGAGCTGGAAGTTACTGATATCTGTATGGACAAGGAGCAAAATGGTAGTGTAAGTTACTGTGATGGTGCGTCTCCAGATTCAAGTTACATAATTGACGGTAATCAAGATGTTCAGTCACCGAAGCTTATTATAGGGGAGCATGAAACTGATACCCTGAATGAGAGTGTTGAAACAAAGGAGTATGAAGTGAAAGAATGCACAGCTGAAGTATCAGTTGAGATATCCAAACTTTGTGAAGTTGAAAGTACCAAGGAGCAATATACACGTAGCTCAAAATGTGAGATTGAATTGCCTACAAAGGAGCACAAATCTGAAGTCCCAAAATTAAAAGATGATAATAAGAGGTCAAGAGCCTCAGTGAAATCGGCAGTCAAATCTACTGCTGGAAACTGCAAAACAAAGTGTACAGTTCCTCAGCCATTTGCTTTGGCAACTGAGAAGCGTGCGTCCCAAGGAACTCGTCTTGTTGGGAATGATCTAGACAATGTTAGTTTTGTGCATAAGTCACCTGAAGCCAATAATTCGCGAGTCCCAAGTACGAAACAAAACCAG GTGTCCTCACCAGTTGCAACTAGGAAGCCGCTACAACCTGATAACAAGAAGCATTCTGATGAAGAAGACTCATGCTCACTTACTTCTTG TGCTATGCTACCATCAAGAAAATCCAGGGCCACTGCCACGTCAGCCCCTATATTCCGATTATCTGAACGTGCAGAGAAAAGGAAAGAG TTCTACTCAAAATTAGAGGAGAAACATCAAGCTATGGAGGCCCAAAAAATTCAATGGGAGGCAAGGACGAAG GAAGAGAGAGAAGCAGCTATTAAGCAACTGAGGAAAAGTTTGATGTTTAAGGCAAGCCCAATGCCAAGCTTCTACCATGAGGGACCTCCACCAAAGACTGAATTGAAGAAG GCACCGCCAACACGTGCGAAATCACCGAAGTTGGGCAGAAGGAAGAGCTGCAGTGACTCAGTTTGTTTAGACAAAGGGATAGGAGCTTATGATCGAGGAACTCGCCATAGTCTTGAAGTTTACAACGAAAATGCTGCCTTTGATTCCAGAAATAGGAAAGATCGTATAAATATTCAGAACAGTACTGCCGTGTACAAATTTAACCACGAGGCCAAACATGCAGAGGAGATAAATGAATCATATATGACAAAGATACATGACGAAATGAATGTGGACATTACTGTTCATTCTTGA